The DNA sequence TGCTCTCGATGCAATTGGCAAGCATGTCCGCCTGCTCGGCTACCGGGTCTGGCCGCCGCATCCGCTACGGCGCGGCCGCCTCTGGACCCTGCCGGTCAATTCAGCGGCGAAACGCTCGCTGATCCGGCTTCATCACACGCAGCTCGGGAGTATCCGCGATGATCCCGAAGGATTTCAAATCATGCCCCGCGAGCTCGACGCCTTTGCGCGCCCGCTGGAACGCTATGTGGCGTTGCGATGATCGTTGAGAGAAGTTCAGAAGCACCGTGAATCGATGGCGGACGATTCCCCTGCCCCTCGATCCGCGCTAAGACCCCCGGATGACTCCCGTGCTCAACGTCCACAGCTCGATCCTCGGCCAGCCCTGGCGCTGGCGCGGGCTGGCGGCGGATGCGCGCGATCCGGGATTCGCGCCCGATGACCTGGTGACTCAGCTGCTGCTCACCCGCGGCTGCGCGCGCGAGGAGCTGGAGGCGCATCGCGCGCCGAGCATCCGCGCCTTCATGCCCGACCCCTCGATCTTCCGCGACATGGACAAGGCGGCCGAGCGGCTGGCCGACGCGGTGCAGCGCGGCGAGGCGGTGACCGTGTTCGGCGACTATGACGTCGACGGCGCGACCTCGGCGGCATTGCTGATCCGGCTGCTGCGCGATCTCGGTCTCGATCCCCGCGCCTATATCCCCGACCGGCTGATGGAGGGCTATGGTCCCTCGGGCGAAGCGCTGGTGCGATTGAAGCGCGAAGGCGCGGACCTGATCATCACGGTCGATTGCGGCGCGATGGCGTTCGACGCACTGGCCGAGGCCAAGGCGGCCGGCGCCGAGGTGATCGTGGTCGATCACCACAAATGCGCCTCCGAGCTGCCGGTCGCATTGGCGCTGGTGAATCCGAATCGCCTCGACGAGGAGGAAGGCCGCGAGCACGGGCATCTCGCTGCTGTCGGCGTCGCCTGGCTGCTCGGGGCGGCTTTGGTGCGCGTGCTGCGCGGGCGCGGCTTCTTCGCGAGCCGCACGGAGCCCAAGCTGCTCGACCTGCTCGACATCGTCGCGCTGGGCACGGTGGCGGATGTGGCGGCGCTCAAGGGGCTCAACCGCGCTTTCGTGGCGCAGGGTCTCAAGGTGATGGCGCAGCGGCGTAACGTCGGCATGAACGCACTGATCGAGGCGAGCCGGCTGACGCGGGCACCGACCTGCTCCGACCTCGGCTTCGCGCTGGGGCCGCGGATCAATGCCGGCGGGCGCGTCGGCAAGTCGGACCTCGGCGTGCGGCTGCTGACGACGGAAGACGCCGACGAGGCGCGCGCGATCGCCGAGGAACTCAACCGCCTCAACGAGGAGCGCCGCGCGATCGAGGGCGAGGTGCAGCAATCGGCCGAGGCGATGTCAGCCAAGGGCGCGGTCGCAGTGGTCGCGGCGCGCGGCTGGCATCCCGGGGTGATCGGGATCGTCGCGGGACGCCTCAAGGAAAAGATCGGCCGGCCCGCGATCGTGATCGCGATCGGCGAGGACGGCATCGGCAAAGGCTCGGGCCGCTCGATCGCAGGGGTCGATCTCGGCGCGGCGATCCTGTCGGCGAAGGAGGCCGGGCTGCTGATCGCGGGCGGCGGGCATGCGATGGCGGCGGGCGTGACCGTGGCCGAGGGACAGATCGCTGCGTTCGCCGCCTTTCTGGAGACCAAGCTGGCCGAGAATGTCGCGCGCGCTTCGGGCGAACGCGCGCTGCTGCTCGACGCGGTGCTCGCGCCGGGCGGGGTCAATCCCGATCTGGTCAACGCGATGGAGGCCGGCGGCCCCTATGGCATGGGCTGGCCCGCGCCGCGCGTCGCGGCGGGGCCGGTGCGGATGATCAAGTGCGGCATCGTCGGCAACGGCCATGTCCGCGCGATCGTCGCGGGCGAGGACGGGCGCAGCATCAAATGCGTGGCGTTCCGCGCCGCCGAGACGCCGCTCGGCCTTGCCCTGCTCGGCGCGCCGCGCGACCGGCGGCTGTGGATCGCCGGCCGGGCCAAGATCGACGACTGGGGCGCGCGGCCCGCGGCGGAGATTCATGTCGAAGATGCCGCCTGGGCGGATTGAGGCGCTGGGAAATTGGAGAGGCCACCCGGCGGCTGTCGCCGCCGTCACCAGCTGGCAGGTCGGAGTTTGTTGAAACGCCACCCGGCGGCTGTTCGCCGCCGTCACCAGCGGCCGAAATCATGCCCCGCATGATTTCGAGTCTGCTGGTGACCCCTACGGAAGTGGTAAACTGCAGGTAAGTAATTGATATCGCAGACAAATGGCTTTTGCGGTGAGTATGATACCATCACACATACCATCAATTTTGCTGGACATTGTGCGATAGAATGGGGCGTTCACCTGCCGCCGCTGGTAAGTGAGGGGAGGGCACGACGCGCGGGCAAGATTGTCCACGGCAGGACTTGGGCCGTCAGCCGCCTGGCAGCTTTGAACCGACGAGCAAGCGATAGCGGACATCGCTGATCTGCTCAGCTGGACGACGGGATTTGGGCCGCTACCGGACCGGCGGCTTCCAGACGAGCAGACTGTTAAAGCGGACACGACCTTGCGAGGCGGCTATCCGCGATCCGTATCAACGAAGGTCATCGTCATCGGCGACCTGGAGAATCTCCACAGAGAGCATGGCCGATTTGAGATTGAATGCCATCGCTAGCACAGTGATCGACATTGCCAGGCGCCGACACCGTAGCGGTACTTTGCTATAGGATCTTCTATCTTGAGTCCGTGGTCAGCGCGAAGTTCTTGAGCTGCGGCGCGTTATCCCTCTCGACGAGGAAACAGTCCATCAGCAGCTTCTCGGGCTGGCCGGTGCTGCCGGTCTTGAGATAGCGGTCGGCGAGATCGATGGCGTATTGCGCCTGGCGCTGCGCCGGCTGGAGCACGGTCGCGCGCATCTTGCCGGCAAGGATCGCGTCGCGCGCGTCGTTCGAACCGTCGAAGCCGACCACCACCACATCGCGGCGCCCGGCGCTCTCCAGCGCCGCGATCGCGCCCAGCGCCATCGTGTCGTTCCCCGCGATCACGCCCTTGATCCCCGGATGCGCCTGCAGCACCGATTGGGTGACCGAGAAGGCCTGCGCCTGATCCCAGTTGGCGCTCTGGCGCGAGACCATCTTCATGCCGGGATATTGATCGAGCACGTCGTGATAGCCGCGCGAGCGGATTCTTGCGTTGGTATCCGATTCGCGTCCGACCAGTTCGAGATAGGCGCCGTTCTCGCCCAACGCCTCGACAAAGGCCTGCGCGCCCAGCGTCGCGCCCTGGTAATTGTTGGAGACGAGTTGCACTTCGGCGGCGCCGCGCGAGGAGATTTCTCGGTCGATCAGGAACACCGGCACGCCGGCGTTCTTCGCGCGCAGCACCGCCGCGACGCTGGCGTCGGCACCGGCATTATCGAGGATGATCGCGGCCGCGTTGCGCGCGATCGCATTGTCGATCAGTTCGCTCTGCTTGTAGGCGTCGTCGCCATGCGAGAATTTCAGTGTCTCATAGCCGAGCGCGCGGGCGCGCTCCTCGGCGCCGATCGCTTCTTGCCCGAAGAAGGGATTGTCGAGCGAGGGCGTGATGATGACGACCAGCTTCGACTGATTCGCCGACGGGATCGCCAGCAGCAACAATGCCGCAGCGGCCGCGACGAGCGCTCCCGCGATGAGGAAGGTCCGGGAGCGCCATTGGATCATGCGATGATTACCTCGATGCCGGCATCGGCGAACGCACGGCGGTCCGCGTCGCGGATGCCGTCGTCCGTGATGAGAACGTGGATATCGTCGATCCCGCCGAGCGATGAGAACGAAGTCTTCCCGATCTTGCTCGAGTCGGCGAGCAGATAGACGCGCGACGCGGCCTCGATCATCGCGCGCTTGACCGTGATGTCGGCGATCGCGGGATAGGTGAGCCCTGCTTCGAACGAGACCGCAGCAGTCGCGAGGAACAGCTTCTCGGCGAACAGGCCCTTGAAATAGTCCGCCGAGCGTTCGCCCGACAGCGACAGCGTCGGCGCCTTGAACTGGCCGCCTGGCATATGGACCGTGCAGGTCGGCATCGCCCCGAGCATCAGCGCGATGTTTAGTGCATTTGTGATCACCGTCAGATGCTCACGGCTGCTGAGATGCATCGCCACCTCTGTGGTGGTCGAGCCTGAATCGAGGATGATCGTCTCGCCGTCCTCGACCAGCGCCGCGGCAGCGCGGCCGATGCGGCGCTTCTGCTCCATGTTGACGAGGTGGTGCAGCGCCATCGCGCGTACCTGCTGGGGCACCGACTTGAGATAGGCGCCCCCATGCTCGCGGACGATATGTCCCTCCGCCTCGAGCCGTTCGAGATCCTGGCGCACCGTCACTTCGGAAACCGAGAAGGCCTCGGCGAGGTCGCGCACGCGCGCGCTGCCCTCCTCCTGGAGCCAGGCGAGCATCTTCATCCGTCGCGGTTCGGCGAGAAGCAAGGCACGGCGGCCCCGCGCCCTCGTTTCGGGGTGTTCCTTTGCGGCCGGACCTGAAGTTGCCGCCGGCGTTGTGCGGCCTTTGATTTTGCGCTGCTGCGCCATCTTGCTCCTCAATCCTTCGCGCCGGCAAGCCGGCTCTGAAGTTGATCGAGTATCACGGCCGCGACAATTACCGTACCTTTGATCACCATCTGCCAGAATTCACTGACGCCCATCATCACCATGCCGTCGCTCAACGTGCCGATGACGCACGCACCGATGATGGTCCCGCCGATTGTGCCGCGTCCGCCGGCGAGCGAGGCGCCGCCCAGCACCACCGCCGCGATTGCGCTGAGCTCGAAGGTCTCGCCGCTCGCCGGATGGGCGGAAACCAGGTCCGAGGCGACGAGCAGCCCGACCAGCGCGGCGCACATGCCAGAGATCACATAGACTGCCGTCTTCACCCGCCCCACACGCACCCCCGATAGCAGCGCCGCGCGCGCATTGCCTCCGACTGCGTAGACATGCCGCCCGAACGGCGTGCGCGAAGCGACCAGGGCTGCGGCTAGCGCGAGCACCAGCACGATCAGCACCGGCAGCGGCACGCCCAGCATGCGGCTGGCGCCCAGCATCGGAAATCCCTCATTCCCATAATCCGGGCTGCCCACCAGATTGGAGAAGGTCGTTCCATCCGACAGCAGCAGCGCGGCGCCGCGCGCGACATAGAGCATGCCCAGCGTGGCGATGAACGGCGCCACGCCGAAGCGCGTGACCAGCGTGCCATTGACCAGTCCGATCAGCCCGCCCAACACCACCACGATCAGGATCACCACGGGGATCGAGGGATAGATGACATAGCCCAGCGGCTCGATCACCAGGCCATTGAGGATCAGCGCGCCCGCGACCATGCCGGACAAACCCGCGATCGATCCCACCGACAGATCAATCCCGCCGGTCAGGATCACATAGCTCATCCCGATGCCCAGGATCGCGATGATCGCGATATGCTTGGCCATGATCAGCATGCTGCCGACCGACAGGAAATTGGGCGCCATCACCGAAAAGAAGGCGAACACCACGAGCAGTGCGATCAGTGCGCGCAGCTTGATCAGCAGCGCGGCAATGCCCGGCCCTTCGGCGCGGGGTCCGCTGAGCGCAGTGGAGGATGCCGTTGTCGCCATGATCGCCTTCAATGCTGGCCGTGCGCGGCCGTCATCGGCGACGCCTGGGAATGGGATTGGAAGATGCCGTTGGCGGCCTGCACCAGCATCGCCTGATCAGCCGCGTCGGCAGCGAAGTCTCCGGTTACCCGGCCACCGGCCATCACCACGATACGATCGGCGATGGTCAGCGCCTCGATCAGATCCGAGGTGGTGAAAGCGATCGCGATCCCCTCGGCGGAGAGCGCTCGCATCGTCTCGAACACCTCGGCGCGCGCGCCCACGTCGATCCCGCGGCTGGGCTCGTCGAGCAGGATCGCGGTAGGTTCGCGCATCAGGCAACGGCCGATCACCACCTTCTGCTGGCTGCCGCCCGAGAGCGCGCCGATCGGCGTCTCGCCCGAGGGCGCCTTGATCCCCAGCCGGCCCATCATCTGCGTGACCGCGCCCTTCTCGGCGGGGAGCGAGAGCAGGCCCAGCCGCGCCAGCCGGTCGAGGAACGACATGCTGAGGTTGCCGCCGACATGGAGATTGGGGAACAGCCCCTCACGCTGGCGATCCTCGGGGACGAGCAGCAGGCGACGCTCGATCCGCTCGGCGATCGACAGCCGGTCGATCCGTTCACCGCACAGCCGGATCACGCCTTCGCCCCCGCGCGCGCCATGGATATATTCGAACAGCTCGGTCCGTCCGGCGCCGAGCAGGCCATAGATCGCGACGATCTCGCCGCCGCGGAAGGTGAGCGACACATCGTCGACCAGTGGCGCGCCATCGGGGCGACGCACCGTCGCATGCTCGATCTCGAGCACGGTCGCGCCCGCTGAGGATATGGGTGGCCGCGGCGCCAACGCGCCTGCTTCGCCGAGCATCTGTTCGACGATCCACGGCACGGAAGCCTCATTCGCGGGCACGGAGGCAACCACCGCGCCATCGCGCATGACGGTGATGTGATCGCCGATCCGCATCAGCTCCTCGAGCCGGTGCGAAATATAGACGATACCGACGCCGTCGCGCTTGAGCTCCGCGATGACGTCGAACAGCACCGCCACCTCGCCCTCGCTCAATGCGGAGGTTGGCTCGTCGAGGATCAGTATGCGGGCGTCCTCGGCGAGGGCACGCGCGATCTCGACGATCTGCTGCTGGCCGATGCGAAGATCGCCGGCGCACGTATCCGGGTCGATGTTCGTGCCGAGCCGTGCCAGCACCTCGGCCGCGCGCTTGCGCTCCGCGGCCTTGTCGATCCGGACGCCGTTGACGATGCTCTGGCCGAGGAAGATGTTCTCGACGACCGAGAGGTTCGGGCAGAGGTTGAGCTCCTGGAAAACGATGCCGATGCCCCGGCGCGCCGCTTCGCGGACCGAAGCGAAGGAAACCGGAACACCGTCGAGCAGCAAGCGGCCGTGATCAGGCCGCTCGACGCCGGCGAGGATGCGCATCAGGGTCGACTTGCCCGCGCCATTCTCGCCGATCAGCACGTTGACCGCTCCAGCATGCACCGCGAAGTCGACGCCGCGCAGCGCACGGGTCGCGCCATAGGATTTGACCATGGCTTCGGCGCGGAGCGGAATCGGGGCGGCAGCCATGGCGCAGTCAGCTTACCGCGCCGATGCTGAGCGCGACCGGCGTCACCACCAGCGGCTCGTCGGGCGCGCGGACATTGACCACGCCGGTGAAGCGGATCGCCTGCCCCGGCCGCAGTTGCGCGATCCCAGGCCGCAGTGTCCGCAAGGCACGCGCGGTGAGCGCGCGGCCGACATCGGCGAAGGCGAGCTGGTTGGCGAAGTCGTTGAACGCGACGAAGGGGAGCGCGTCCCGGATCGCCGTGCCCGAAACCACCGGTCCGATCTGCAGCCGCACGGTACGCGCTGGTACGATCCCGGCCAACGTCACCTCGGCGCCACCGCGCCGCGAGGCGGCATCGACGCTGGACACCACGCCCGTCCCGCTGACGACGAAGGTCCATGCCGACCCTTCGCCGGCGCGTCGGCCCAATTCGACACCCGCACGCTCCAGATCGGCATCGATTGCCGGCACGAGCTTGTCGGCGGGGACTGCCCGCCGGTCGAGCGCGGGAATGGCCTTCGCCGCCCAGATCTCCTCAACATAGCGCGCGGCATCGAAATCGCCGCCGCGGCGCGCGCGCAGGGCGCGATCCTCTTCGATTGTCAGCACCTTGCAGCCGCCAAGCAGGGTCGCGCCGAGGAGTACGGCAAAAAAGGCCGTAAGATCGATGTGGCGCAGCGATGCGATGACCTTCAACTCCCCTCTCCGAGCGCCGCAGAAATTGACGCTTTAGCTTCGGTAATTTTCATTTTGTGTTGCGAGGATGCCCAGTGAATCTCGCCTTGTCAAACCGTCAAAACACAATTCTCGGGATTTCCTCTCGCGAATTAGCGAGATTTCTGCCACCCGAGGAGACCGCCGCTGCCGCGGAAAAACGAAAATAATCGAAGGATTCACTTGTGAGCGCGCCGGGTTCCCGATACATCGGAGTTCCACAGGAGGTTGAGCTTGTTACAGAATCCCATCGCCGGGCAGGGGAGCGGCGACGATTCCGCGATTGCGACGGTCCGCAGCCGCGCGAATTGGATGCGCCGGCGCAGTATCCACATGATTTTCGAGGCGGGGCAGGGCCACCCGGGCGGCGACATGTCCGCCACCGATGTGCTCGCGGCTCTCTATTTTGGCGTGATGCGCTACGATCCGGCCAATCCGCTCCATCCCGCGCGCGATCGCTTCGTGATGAGCAAGGGCCATTGCACCGGCGCGCTCTACACCGCGCTCGCCGGGGCGGGGTTCTTCCCCGAAGAGGAACTGTCGACTTATCTTCAGCCCAATTCGCGGCTGAACGGCCATCCCAACCGCATGTACCTGCCCGGGGTCGAGACCAACACCGGCCCGCTTGGACACGGGCTTCCGGTCGCGGTGGGCATCGCCATCGCCGGCCAGATTGACCGCGCTGACTATCGCGTCTTCGTCCTCACCGGCGATGGCGAGCTACAGGAGGGCAGCATGTGGGAAGCGGCGATGCTCGCCGGCCACCGCAAGCTCGACAAGCTCACCGTCATTGTTGACCGCAACCGGCTCCAGCAGGGCGCGCGTACCGAGGATACCAACGGGCTCGAGCCGCTCGGCGACAAATGGCGCGCCTTCGGCTGGGACGTGGTCGAGGTCGACGGTCATGACCATTCCGCGCTGCTCAGCACGCTCGGGGCCGCCGGCTGCGGCAAGCCGCGCTGCGTGATCGCCAACACCTTCAAGGGATATGGAATTTCCTTCATGCACGACCAGGCGAGCTGGCACCATGGCGTGCCTGACGCCGAGCAATATGCCCAGGCGATCGAGGAGCTGACGCTTTCGGAGGCGGAGGCGTGAGCGCTTCCGTCGCAGCTCCCGCCGGCATGTTCGACTGCCGCGATGCCTATGTGCGTACGGTTGAAGCGCTGGCCGCCAACGATCCGCGTATCGTGGCGGTGGTGAACGACAGCGTCGGGTCGAGCAAGCTCGGCAAGTTCCGCGAACGCTTTCCCGATCGGCTGGTGAACGTCGGCATCGCCGAACAGAACATGGTCGGCGTCGGCGCTGGCCTCGCCAATGGCGGCAAGATCCCGTTCGTCAGCGGCGCTTCCTGCTTCCTCACCGCGCGCGCGCTCGAGCAAATCAAGGCCGATGTCGCCTACAGCAATGCCAATGTGAAACTGTGCGGCATTTCCAGCGGCGTCGCTTATGGCGAGTTGGGCGCCACGCATCATTCGACCGAGGATATCGCCTGGTTGCGCGCAATGCGCGGCCTGACTGTGATCGTTCCTGCCGACCCTTCGGAGACTTCGGCAGCCATCCGCGCGGCGGCGGCATATGACGGCCCGGTGTTCATCCGCATCAGCCGCATGCCGGTGCCCGAACTCAAGCATGCCGCGCCGTTCGAGATCGGCAAGGCCGAGACGCTGCGCGACGGCGTCGACCTCACGATCATCGCGGCCGGCACGCTCGTATACCGCGCACTCGCCGCCGCCGAAGTGCTCGCAGCCGAAGGCATAGAGGCCCGCGTGGTCAACATGGCGACGATCGCGCCGCTCGACGAGGCTGCGGTGCTCGCTGCCGCCCGCGAGACCGGCGGGATCGTCACGGCCGAGGAGCATGTCGTTCGCGGCGGCCTGGGCGGCGCAGTTGCGGAGATCGTCGCGACCCGCCAACCCGTGCCGATGCGAATCCTGGGCTTTGACGGGTTCCAACCCACCGGCTCGGCCGAGTGGCTGATGGAGCGCGCCGGCTTGACCGCGGACGGGATCGCCAGCGCCGCACGGGATCTGATCGCGCAAAGGCGCGGTTGATGCCGTCTTCGGCGATCCTGGCGATCGACCAGGGAACGACCAATACCAAAGCGCTGCTGGTCGCGCAGGACGGTACGATCCTGTCGCGCGCGGCCCGGCCGATGACCCTCGCGCATCCGCGCCCTGGCTGGGTCGAGCAACCGGCGGATGACATTTGGACGAGCGTCGCCGGTGCGATCGCCGATCTTGTCGCCGAAAACCCCCATATTGCGGTCGAAGCGCTCGCGATCAGCAACCAGCGCGAGACGATCGTGCTGTGGGACGCAGCTACCGGGATTCCGCTCGCACCCGCGATCAGCTGGCAATGCCGTCGTTCGGCTGACCGCTGTGCAGCGCTACGTGCTGCGGGGCACGAGCCGTTATTGGTCGAGCGCACCGGATTGGGCATCGATCCGCTCTTCTCCGCCGCCAAGCTCGGCTGGCTGCTCGACTCCGTACCCGGGGGCCGTGCTCGCGCCGAAGCCGGCGAGCTTCGCGCCGGTACCGTGGATTCCTGGCTGCTCTGGAAGCTTACTGCCGGCGAAAGCCATGCGACCGATCATAGCAATGCGTCGCGCACCCAGCTGTTCAACCGGCACAGCCTCGACTGGGACGCCGGGCTCGCCGAGCTGTTCCGGATACCGCTTGCCCTCCTGCCGGCCGTCCGGGCTTCGGACAGCTTGTTCGGCACCGCCGCCGCGGGGGTGACCGCGCTGCCGGCCGGCGTGCCGATCCACGCGATTATGGGCGACTCGCACGCGGCCCTGTTCGGCCACGGCATCGATGCGCCGGGCACCGCGAAGGTGACGGTCGGCACGGGCTCCTCGATCATGATGCTCACCGATGCGCCCATCAGCTCGGCCAACGGGTTGTCAGGGACGATCGGCTGGAGTCGCGAGGTGGGCGGCGTCCGGCACGCGTTGGAGGGCAACATCACCGTTTCCGGGCAAGCCGCCGCGTTCGGCATGCGGCTGCTTGGGCTTGCCGACGAAACTGCTTTGTCGGCACTCGCCCAGAGCGTTCCCAATTCGGGCGGCGTGGTGTTCGTGCCGGCGCTCGCTGGTCTCGGCGCGCCATACTGGCAGCCCGACGCGCGCGGGCTGCTGACCGGTCTCACGCTAGCGACAACCCCCGCGCATATCGCGCGCGCGGTGTTCGAGGCGATCGCAATGCAGATCGTCGACGTCTGCCATGCGATGGAGGCCGACCTCGGCGCCGTGATGCCCGGTATCTCGGCTGACGGCGGCGCCACGCGAAACGACTTCCTGCTGCAGCTACTCGCCGACCTGCTCGACCGCCCGGTGACTCGCTGCTCCAGTCCGGAGCTGAGTGCGCTCGGTGCCGCGCGCATGGCCGCCGGGATGCCAGCTCGCGTGCCCGCCGCCGCGCTCGACGACGCAGTCACGTTCGTGCCAGCGATGGACGCTGCTCGACGCGAAGCGGTCCACGCGGATTGGCATGCGGCGGTGCGTCGGACGCTCGCGCAAGTTTGAGGGCGCGCAAGTTTGAGGGAAAGCGCGACGACCTGCGACCGTCCCCGCCGCAGCTGATTCAGGGCGTGACCGCGATCACCGCACGCCGATAGTTAGTCAGCGCCGGAGTGCCCGAATCGGTCACCTCGAGGATGACGTGATAGGCGACCGGCTCCTTGGGGATTGGCACGTTCTCGGCATTAACCTTGAAGGCCGGCGCCGAAAAGCTCGCCTCGGGGGTGTCTGCGCCGTCGATCTTAAGTGTTGGGACGAGGAACCCGGGTGCCGCGCTCGGCTCGGAATATTGCCACCAGCGGTAACTGAGCCGGTCGCCGTCGCGATCCTGCGTGCCCGCCGCGGAGAGCCGCACCGCCGATCCCGCCTTGACCGTCAGGCGGAGCGGCGCGCGCCCGGCCTGCTGGTTCAGCACAACATCGGGATTGTGGTTGGCGCGCTTCACGTCCGGAGAGAGCGTCCAGGCGATGCGCGCGGCGAAATCGTTCTGGAAGGCACGGCGCCAGCGATAGATGGTCGCCTGATTGCCCGACCAGCTCTTGCCCTCGGCATCGGTGAAGCGATCCTGCGCGTCGCCGCGATGGCCGCCGCCTTCGTAGGACGGGAGATAGCGGCCGCCCCAGCCGCCCCATTCGGGATGCTCGGGATCATTGAGGCCGTTGGCGATCAGGCCAAGGAACGACGGCGTGTCGCCTTCCATGATGAAGGCGTGCGGCGGGTACATCATCCCCAGGGGACCGCGGCGGATGTGCTGCGCGAGCCATTCGTTGGTCACCGTCTCGGCCGCGGGCCATTTGCCCGGCGCCATGAGGTCTCCCGAGATGCCGGTCCATGCCGCCATCCCATATTGGCCCCAGCCATGGACGCTGGCGATCCAGAAGAGCTCGGGAAAATTGCGCCGCGCCCAAGGGCCGGCGTCGTCCTGGTCGGAGATGGAATAGACGCGCAGCTTGGCGACGAACGCCTGCACCTGCTCGGGCGTGCGCGTCGCGCGGACGCTCCACAGCGCCTGGGCCAGATCCGCTGCGCCGCCCCAGACCGGGATGTAGACGGGACGCGGATCGGGCCGATCCACCACCTCGATGATCCGCCGCGAGGCAGCGGTATCCCTGCCTTCGCCCACGCCCGCCATGCCGTAGAGCGGCGAGCCTTCGAGGACCACAGCATGGAGCGCCGACGCATCCGGATAGCCCTCGGCGTGGCGCCGCAGGTTCGACAGTACCTTGGCATAAGCGTCGATCCGCTCGCGCAGCAGTTGCGGCTGGACGCGCTTGCGCTGCCAAGTCGAAGTGGTCGCGACAAGCCCCTCGACGTCGAACTGGTTGGCATAGAGCAGGAAGCGGACGAAGCTCTCGGAATCGTCGGGTTCGTTGCCGATATCGGTGAGCACGAGAACGCGGGATTTCTCGCTCGCCGCAGCCTGCGCGCTCCAACTCGTCGTGGCGAGCAGCGCCGCGCCCGCGAGTATCAGTTTCCGTCCCATCTGCTTCATGCGCTTGCTCATATTCGTCACCCTCTCTTCCGGGAGAAAATTACCCGCCGACGCTAGAACGTCGGCGGGCGAGTGGGGATGGATTGGTCAGAACTTGGTACGGATTCCGACCGATATCAGGCGGCCGAGCGTCGAGCCGTTCGCGAAGCCCGTGCCCGAGGTCCGGAAGGGTGGATCCTTATCGAACAGATTGTCGACGTTTAGCGTGAGCATCGCCGATTTCATCAGTGCGATCTTGCCCAGATCGAGGGCGAAGTAGAGGTC is a window from the Sphingomonas sp. BT-65 genome containing:
- the recJ gene encoding single-stranded-DNA-specific exonuclease RecJ, which codes for MTPVLNVHSSILGQPWRWRGLAADARDPGFAPDDLVTQLLLTRGCAREELEAHRAPSIRAFMPDPSIFRDMDKAAERLADAVQRGEAVTVFGDYDVDGATSAALLIRLLRDLGLDPRAYIPDRLMEGYGPSGEALVRLKREGADLIITVDCGAMAFDALAEAKAAGAEVIVVDHHKCASELPVALALVNPNRLDEEEGREHGHLAAVGVAWLLGAALVRVLRGRGFFASRTEPKLLDLLDIVALGTVADVAALKGLNRAFVAQGLKVMAQRRNVGMNALIEASRLTRAPTCSDLGFALGPRINAGGRVGKSDLGVRLLTTEDADEARAIAEELNRLNEERRAIEGEVQQSAEAMSAKGAVAVVAARGWHPGVIGIVAGRLKEKIGRPAIVIAIGEDGIGKGSGRSIAGVDLGAAILSAKEAGLLIAGGGHAMAAGVTVAEGQIAAFAAFLETKLAENVARASGERALLLDAVLAPGGVNPDLVNAMEAGGPYGMGWPAPRVAAGPVRMIKCGIVGNGHVRAIVAGEDGRSIKCVAFRAAETPLGLALLGAPRDRRLWIAGRAKIDDWGARPAAEIHVEDAAWAD
- a CDS encoding D-ribose ABC transporter substrate-binding protein codes for the protein MIQWRSRTFLIAGALVAAAAALLLLAIPSANQSKLVVIITPSLDNPFFGQEAIGAEERARALGYETLKFSHGDDAYKQSELIDNAIARNAAAIILDNAGADASVAAVLRAKNAGVPVFLIDREISSRGAAEVQLVSNNYQGATLGAQAFVEALGENGAYLELVGRESDTNARIRSRGYHDVLDQYPGMKMVSRQSANWDQAQAFSVTQSVLQAHPGIKGVIAGNDTMALGAIAALESAGRRDVVVVGFDGSNDARDAILAGKMRATVLQPAQRQAQYAIDLADRYLKTGSTGQPEKLLMDCFLVERDNAPQLKNFALTTDSR
- a CDS encoding DeoR/GlpR family DNA-binding transcription regulator, which produces MKMLAWLQEEGSARVRDLAEAFSVSEVTVRQDLERLEAEGHIVREHGGAYLKSVPQQVRAMALHHLVNMEQKRRIGRAAAALVEDGETIILDSGSTTTEVAMHLSSREHLTVITNALNIALMLGAMPTCTVHMPGGQFKAPTLSLSGERSADYFKGLFAEKLFLATAAVSFEAGLTYPAIADITVKRAMIEAASRVYLLADSSKIGKTSFSSLGGIDDIHVLITDDGIRDADRRAFADAGIEVIIA
- a CDS encoding ABC transporter permease, whose translation is MATTASSTALSGPRAEGPGIAALLIKLRALIALLVVFAFFSVMAPNFLSVGSMLIMAKHIAIIAILGIGMSYVILTGGIDLSVGSIAGLSGMVAGALILNGLVIEPLGYVIYPSIPVVILIVVVLGGLIGLVNGTLVTRFGVAPFIATLGMLYVARGAALLLSDGTTFSNLVGSPDYGNEGFPMLGASRMLGVPLPVLIVLVLALAAALVASRTPFGRHVYAVGGNARAALLSGVRVGRVKTAVYVISGMCAALVGLLVASDLVSAHPASGETFELSAIAAVVLGGASLAGGRGTIGGTIIGACVIGTLSDGMVMMGVSEFWQMVIKGTVIVAAVILDQLQSRLAGAKD
- a CDS encoding sugar ABC transporter ATP-binding protein, translated to MAAAPIPLRAEAMVKSYGATRALRGVDFAVHAGAVNVLIGENGAGKSTLMRILAGVERPDHGRLLLDGVPVSFASVREAARRGIGIVFQELNLCPNLSVVENIFLGQSIVNGVRIDKAAERKRAAEVLARLGTNIDPDTCAGDLRIGQQQIVEIARALAEDARILILDEPTSALSEGEVAVLFDVIAELKRDGVGIVYISHRLEELMRIGDHITVMRDGAVVASVPANEASVPWIVEQMLGEAGALAPRPPISSAGATVLEIEHATVRRPDGAPLVDDVSLTFRGGEIVAIYGLLGAGRTELFEYIHGARGGEGVIRLCGERIDRLSIAERIERRLLLVPEDRQREGLFPNLHVGGNLSMSFLDRLARLGLLSLPAEKGAVTQMMGRLGIKAPSGETPIGALSGGSQQKVVIGRCLMREPTAILLDEPSRGIDVGARAEVFETMRALSAEGIAIAFTTSDLIEALTIADRIVVMAGGRVTGDFAADAADQAMLVQAANGIFQSHSQASPMTAAHGQH
- a CDS encoding DUF2291 family protein codes for the protein MKVIASLRHIDLTAFFAVLLGATLLGGCKVLTIEEDRALRARRGGDFDAARYVEEIWAAKAIPALDRRAVPADKLVPAIDADLERAGVELGRRAGEGSAWTFVVSGTGVVSSVDAASRRGGAEVTLAGIVPARTVRLQIGPVVSGTAIRDALPFVAFNDFANQLAFADVGRALTARALRTLRPGIAQLRPGQAIRFTGVVNVRAPDEPLVVTPVALSIGAVS
- a CDS encoding transketolase — its product is MLQNPIAGQGSGDDSAIATVRSRANWMRRRSIHMIFEAGQGHPGGDMSATDVLAALYFGVMRYDPANPLHPARDRFVMSKGHCTGALYTALAGAGFFPEEELSTYLQPNSRLNGHPNRMYLPGVETNTGPLGHGLPVAVGIAIAGQIDRADYRVFVLTGDGELQEGSMWEAAMLAGHRKLDKLTVIVDRNRLQQGARTEDTNGLEPLGDKWRAFGWDVVEVDGHDHSALLSTLGAAGCGKPRCVIANTFKGYGISFMHDQASWHHGVPDAEQYAQAIEELTLSEAEA